In one Niallia taxi genomic region, the following are encoded:
- a CDS encoding glycerol-3-phosphate acyltransferase, which yields MDGGMLLVLYLICAYFVGNLLFGFIVGKMQSGGDIRAEGSKNPGARNAGRLYGKKAFILTFLGDAMKGAAVIIIGRLLGFSTAVQLFGLLFVCIGHIKPVLFQKKGGKGISTLIGGLLAVNFWFVPIIIISFFLFYLLYKGFTVPGLLSLLVCAVALFFIEKEVLPGIIALLVVTIVICAHKLNWRQFLLIRN from the coding sequence ATGGATGGTGGTATGTTGCTAGTTTTATATTTAATCTGCGCTTATTTTGTTGGTAATCTCTTATTTGGTTTTATAGTAGGCAAAATGCAATCTGGAGGTGACATCCGGGCAGAAGGAAGTAAAAATCCTGGGGCGAGGAATGCTGGAAGGCTTTATGGGAAAAAGGCTTTTATACTTACATTTCTAGGAGATGCCATGAAAGGAGCGGCAGTCATCATCATCGGCCGCCTGCTTGGCTTTTCAACAGCTGTCCAGCTTTTTGGCTTGCTGTTTGTTTGTATTGGTCACATAAAACCAGTCCTATTCCAAAAGAAAGGAGGGAAAGGGATATCCACGTTAATTGGAGGTTTGCTAGCTGTTAATTTTTGGTTTGTTCCTATTATCATTATCAGCTTTTTCCTATTTTATTTGTTATATAAAGGCTTTACAGTACCTGGTCTATTAAGTCTGCTCGTTTGTGCAGTCGCGTTATTCTTTATCGAGAAGGAGGTTTTGCCGGGCATAATTGCCCTGCTTGTAGTGACTATAGTGATATGTGCACATAAACTTAATTGGAGACAATTTCTGTTAATAAGAAACTAA
- a CDS encoding helix-turn-helix transcriptional regulator, protein MNKEIIKFIRKNYEMTQRDFAKVVNCSFALIALVEVGKRNVSKELEHKVKTAFNIDDQDIQSITTIISEFTKGIPPFM, encoded by the coding sequence ATGAACAAAGAAATTATTAAATTTATTAGAAAAAACTACGAAATGACACAAAGAGACTTTGCCAAGGTTGTCAATTGTAGCTTTGCTTTGATTGCCCTTGTAGAAGTTGGCAAAAGAAATGTCAGCAAAGAGCTTGAGCACAAGGTAAAAACGGCATTTAACATAGATGATCAGGACATTCAGTCCATCACTACAATTATCTCTGAATTTACTAAAGGCATCCCTCCGTTCATGTAA